In a genomic window of Hyphomicrobiales bacterium:
- a CDS encoding Indole-3-acetamide hydrolase, giving the protein MTSIDEITRKPAQVLAGLIRERELSCLEVTSAFLKRIDDINPKINAFCTVLHEAALAAAAQADQAFTSGSPIGPLHGLPVALKDLTPTKGVRTTRGSRLFENAVPAEDAELVRRLKKAGAIVIGKTNTPEFGHKGETDNLIFGPTRNPWRLDRTPGGSSGGSAAAVAAGLVPFAEGSDGAGSIRIPASMCGIFGFKPSYGRVPDVAGPFSSHTPFFHNGPLARSVGDATLLYQAMVGADSADPFSVPTDQDVLMSLDHGVAGLRVAFSVNLGYFEVSDEVKLACTRATEAFAALGCVVDEVEVDFDRELEAAFFTLWCAKLATVYSNITDSEFSLLEPVVQGLIEQGRRLSAVEFGRANLMREVVWSRLCSIFDKYDVLICPTTAVSAFPIENGPPATINGASINRLLGWFLTYPFNFTGNPAASVPCGFSHDGLPIGMQIIGRRLDDGLVLRASRTFERLSPWPKLANPSF; this is encoded by the coding sequence ATGACATCCATCGACGAGATTACGAGGAAGCCTGCACAGGTATTAGCCGGGCTGATTCGCGAGCGCGAGCTATCATGCCTGGAAGTTACCTCGGCTTTCTTGAAAAGGATCGATGACATCAATCCAAAGATAAATGCATTTTGTACCGTCCTACACGAAGCGGCGCTCGCTGCGGCGGCGCAAGCCGATCAAGCCTTCACAAGCGGTTCTCCGATCGGACCGCTCCACGGCCTGCCGGTGGCGCTCAAGGATTTGACCCCGACTAAGGGAGTTAGGACCACGCGCGGCTCGCGTCTTTTCGAAAACGCCGTGCCAGCTGAGGACGCTGAGCTCGTCAGGAGGCTCAAGAAAGCCGGAGCCATTGTCATCGGCAAAACAAATACACCGGAGTTTGGGCATAAAGGCGAGACGGATAATCTCATTTTCGGCCCGACGCGCAACCCGTGGCGTCTCGATCGCACTCCTGGTGGATCGAGTGGGGGCTCAGCCGCTGCCGTAGCTGCGGGATTGGTTCCGTTTGCAGAGGGTAGCGATGGTGCGGGATCGATCCGAATCCCGGCGAGCATGTGCGGAATCTTCGGCTTCAAACCAAGCTACGGGCGAGTGCCCGATGTCGCTGGCCCATTCTCCAGCCACACTCCGTTCTTCCACAATGGTCCCCTGGCGCGAAGCGTGGGCGATGCCACGCTCCTATATCAGGCGATGGTTGGAGCCGACAGCGCTGATCCGTTCTCCGTTCCGACTGACCAGGATGTGCTGATGTCTCTTGACCACGGGGTTGCCGGCCTGCGCGTGGCATTCAGCGTGAATTTGGGGTACTTTGAGGTGTCCGATGAGGTGAAACTAGCCTGTACAAGGGCCACGGAGGCGTTTGCGGCGCTAGGTTGCGTCGTCGACGAGGTGGAGGTGGACTTCGACCGTGAATTGGAGGCGGCTTTCTTCACCCTCTGGTGTGCAAAGTTGGCGACTGTCTATTCCAACATCACGGACAGCGAATTCTCGTTGCTTGAGCCAGTGGTTCAGGGCCTGATCGAACAAGGCCGGCGATTGAGTGCCGTCGAATTTGGCCGCGCAAATCTCATGCGCGAAGTCGTTTGGAGTAGGCTGTGTTCTATTTTTGACAAGTATGATGTGTTGATCTGCCCAACAACAGCAGTTTCCGCCTTCCCTATTGAGAATGGGCCACCAGCTACGATCAACGGCGCGTCGATCAATCGCCTTCTGGGCTGGTTCCTGACTTATCCCTTCAACTTCACAGGAAATCCTGCCGCCTCCGTTCCTTGTGGATTTTCTCATGACGGCCTCCCAATCGGGATGCAGATTATCGGAAGGCGCCTCGATGACGGCTTGGTTTTACGAGCTTCCCGCACGTTCGAGCGTCTATCTCCTTGGCCCAAACTAGCAAATCCAAGCTTTTAA